A single Bacillus mesophilus DNA region contains:
- a CDS encoding OsmC family protein, with product MKSEELRGLQAPLKEKYREDPQQAVITLQAEGTIGEGVTCNVKTGKALVEAGLHPATGGTGMAACSGDMLLEALVACAGVTLKAVATSLEIELRGGTITAEGDLDFRGTLGVSKEAPVGFSDIRLKFDLDTDASEEQLATLLRLTDRYCVVKQTISNPTNVDVLHSVTK from the coding sequence ATGAAAAGCGAAGAATTACGTGGACTACAAGCACCTTTAAAGGAAAAATACCGTGAGGATCCCCAGCAGGCTGTAATTACTTTACAAGCAGAGGGAACTATTGGTGAAGGGGTAACTTGTAATGTAAAAACTGGTAAAGCCCTTGTCGAAGCAGGTCTTCACCCAGCTACAGGTGGAACGGGTATGGCTGCTTGCTCTGGAGATATGCTTCTTGAGGCATTGGTTGCATGCGCTGGTGTAACACTTAAAGCTGTGGCAACATCTCTTGAAATTGAATTACGTGGTGGAACCATTACTGCTGAGGGTGATTTAGATTTCCGAGGAACTCTAGGTGTTTCTAAAGAAGCTCCCGTCGGCTTTTCAGATATTCGACTTAAATTTGATTTAGATACAGATGCTTCTGAAGAGCAACTTGCGACTTTACTACGTTTAACTGATCGCTACTGTGTTGTTAAGCAGACGATTTCAAACCCTACAAATGTAGATGTTTTACATAGTGTTACTAAGTAA
- a CDS encoding S8 family serine peptidase translates to MKRNSSKVMLNLLALVLIFSTFGFSVNANGGTQTQVTELPLAEVFGELELSSKRPTSVIVELEAESIVEAKHVGKNQTKASLKSERGKVISELKKAVKTADVNREYDYVFSGFSVELPANEIIKLAAIPGVKAVYPNVHYTADVVSAKEVTAEAFSPAMLKSAPFIGANEAWETGFTGEGVTVAVIDTGVDYTHSDLAHAFGDYKGYDFVDDDNDPQEGAGQYHGTHVSGTVAANGSIKGVAPEARLLGYRVLGPNGGSTEDVVAGIELAVQDGADVMNLSLGNTLNNPDWATSIALDWAMAEGVVAVTSNGNAGPNNWTVGSPGTSREAISVGATQLPYDSYSSVLTTGDVGYASASVMGYPSPEKLLELNGSNELVDVGLAAEADFEGKDVAGKIALISRGGFAFVDKVANAKAKGAVGVVLYNNPGATADIPVVPGLALPTIKLSIADGQKILSEYDAGNTVATFAVEFDKVVGESMASFSSRGPVTFTWMIKPDVSAPGVDIVSTFPGEGYASLQGTSMAAPHVAGAAALLLQKNPNWGTEDVKAALMNTAADVIDPTKNEVYAHNSQGAGSIRVVDALNTNTLVAPGSHSFGKFVKDSGKQVEKQSFEIKNLSNKRKTYSFDVVFAGDPAGIKVSTSNNLKVNAGKSQQVNFNVQVDTSKLEPGYYEGTIVVSDGTQTFDVPTILFVGEPDYPRVTGAFMGKQDEVQYYVGSYLPGGAEVLEYYLFEFNGGIGPIIGALGTFENAPAPFHEFLWDGSVNGEDIAPGDYVLGVYVEQAGVTEYKAYLVTKE, encoded by the coding sequence ATGAAGAGAAATTCATCAAAAGTAATGCTTAATCTTTTAGCACTCGTATTAATCTTTTCTACATTTGGTTTTAGTGTAAATGCCAATGGAGGTACACAGACACAGGTAACTGAACTTCCATTAGCCGAGGTTTTTGGGGAACTTGAATTATCTTCAAAAAGACCTACATCTGTCATTGTTGAATTAGAAGCTGAATCAATCGTTGAAGCGAAACATGTTGGTAAAAACCAAACAAAGGCTAGTCTTAAATCAGAAAGAGGAAAAGTAATTTCTGAGTTAAAGAAGGCTGTAAAAACCGCTGATGTAAACAGAGAGTATGATTATGTATTTTCTGGTTTCTCTGTTGAACTTCCAGCCAATGAAATTATTAAACTAGCAGCTATTCCTGGAGTAAAGGCTGTATATCCAAACGTTCATTATACGGCTGATGTAGTTTCTGCTAAGGAAGTAACAGCTGAAGCTTTCAGTCCAGCAATGCTGAAAAGTGCACCATTTATTGGAGCAAATGAAGCTTGGGAAACTGGCTTTACTGGCGAAGGTGTAACTGTAGCCGTAATTGATACTGGTGTTGATTATACTCACTCTGATTTAGCTCATGCATTTGGGGATTACAAAGGTTATGACTTTGTAGATGATGACAATGATCCACAAGAAGGTGCTGGACAATATCATGGTACACACGTATCTGGTACAGTAGCAGCTAATGGATCTATTAAGGGAGTTGCACCTGAAGCAAGATTATTAGGTTACCGTGTTTTAGGTCCTAATGGTGGGTCTACAGAAGATGTAGTCGCAGGAATTGAACTTGCGGTTCAAGATGGTGCTGATGTTATGAACTTGTCTTTAGGAAACACTTTAAACAATCCTGACTGGGCAACGTCAATTGCACTAGACTGGGCAATGGCTGAAGGAGTAGTTGCTGTTACTTCAAATGGTAATGCTGGTCCTAATAACTGGACTGTAGGATCTCCTGGTACTTCTCGTGAAGCGATTTCCGTTGGTGCTACTCAACTACCTTATGATTCATATAGTTCTGTACTTACAACAGGCGATGTAGGTTATGCAAGTGCATCTGTAATGGGATATCCTTCACCAGAGAAATTATTAGAGCTAAATGGTTCAAATGAGTTAGTAGATGTAGGCCTTGCAGCTGAAGCTGATTTTGAAGGTAAAGATGTTGCTGGAAAAATTGCTTTAATTAGTCGTGGAGGATTTGCTTTCGTAGACAAGGTAGCAAATGCAAAAGCGAAGGGAGCGGTTGGGGTAGTGTTATATAATAATCCTGGAGCAACAGCTGATATTCCTGTAGTACCAGGGCTAGCTCTTCCAACAATCAAGCTATCAATAGCAGATGGACAGAAGATTCTTTCAGAATACGATGCTGGTAATACAGTAGCAACATTTGCAGTAGAGTTTGATAAAGTGGTTGGAGAATCAATGGCAAGCTTCTCATCACGTGGACCAGTTACATTCACATGGATGATTAAGCCGGATGTATCTGCACCTGGTGTGGACATTGTTAGTACATTCCCAGGAGAAGGTTATGCATCATTGCAAGGTACAAGTATGGCTGCACCGCACGTTGCAGGAGCAGCAGCTTTATTACTTCAAAAGAATCCTAACTGGGGCACTGAAGATGTGAAGGCAGCATTAATGAATACTGCTGCTGATGTAATTGATCCGACTAAAAATGAAGTGTATGCACACAATTCACAGGGAGCAGGAAGTATTCGTGTAGTAGACGCACTTAATACAAATACATTAGTAGCTCCTGGTAGCCATTCATTTGGTAAGTTTGTGAAGGATAGTGGAAAGCAAGTAGAAAAGCAAAGCTTTGAAATTAAGAACCTTTCTAATAAAAGAAAGACTTATAGCTTTGATGTAGTGTTTGCTGGAGATCCAGCTGGAATTAAAGTATCTACGAGCAATAATTTAAAAGTTAATGCTGGTAAGTCTCAACAGGTGAACTTTAATGTTCAAGTTGATACTTCTAAATTGGAGCCTGGTTATTATGAAGGGACAATCGTAGTTAGTGATGGAACACAAACATTCGATGTTCCGACAATTCTGTTTGTAGGTGAGCCGGATTACCCTCGTGTAACTGGTGCGTTTATGGGTAAGCAAGATGAAGTTCAATATTATGTTGGTTCTTACTTACCAGGTGGGGCTGAAGTATTAGAGTATTACTTATTTGAATTCAATGGTGGTATAGGTCCAATTATTGGAGCACTAGGTACCTTTGAAAACGCTCCAGCTCCTTTCCATGAGTTTTTATGGGATGGGTCAGTAAATGGAGAAGATATTGCCCCTGGAGATTATGTACTAGGTGTTTATGTAGAACAAGCAGGTGTTACTGAATATAAAGCATATTTAGTAACAAAAGAATAA